Below is a window of Macadamia integrifolia cultivar HAES 741 chromosome 8, SCU_Mint_v3, whole genome shotgun sequence DNA.
ctcGAAAGAAAGTAATTTCACCTCTCCGTGGGCAAATGAATATTCTTTTCAAAAGAAGGGTAGTGGGAATGGTTTAGCTCGGTTAACAACTGAGCAATTACGGTAAGGCAAGACCCTAACATCAACTCACCCTTTCGAATGGACCTTTCTTAAGGTCTATGTCTCATTTTCATTAGAACACATGTAAATATTAGTTTTCTTGTTTGTttattattagggaaaaagaactctaCTTGTTCACACTTCTCACGTCTAGACATATGGCAAAGTAGAGGCAAGGTTGTGAAAAGATGTCCATATCCCTAGTCTCTACACTACTTCTTATGTGTCTAGGCATGGGGAATGCAGCCGGGCAGAGTTCTCGTCAGAGGGAGTATTAACAAGGGTAGGATTTACACATTTCACAGCAGGCAGGTTGGTCATTTCGTTTTCCCTTGTGTTTGAGCACATGCATCACACGGATTGACAAGgatctttttcatttttatctcATATTTTGACTATGTGAATCTCATATAATTGATAACTTTTTCAAGACAAACATTAGTCTGGTTTGCATATTCCTTCTTAGACTGAGAGGATTattaaaaacaaatatatatatatatatatatatcttcctATAAACATGTTGGGAAAATGTTCTTTGAACCATTGGAAATGGgtatataagatttttttttcacatgaaaATGTTCTTGCTATGCTCCAATGTATGATACTGTTTTAGCACATCTCATAAGTGGGCTTCTCTGTGCTGATTATTCTAAAAAACTTCTCCCATAAATAGAACTACTTGGGAGCACAGTGTACACTAGCACTCCCTTtcgtttatttttctcttcccacAACAAAGGGGCAGACATATCATTTCATtggggagagagatagactcagAGTGGTGTTACCATCAACGATTTAAGGGATGGTATCGATATTGGTATCGATATCTATCGATACCAATCTGGATCGGACAGAGCGGTGGGTATTGGTCTATTTTgctctttctttaaaaaaaaaaactatttttttacaattttacccgTGAAATGATATGGATAACCAATCTAAATTGGTCAAAGATCGAAGATCAatctcaaccaataccaatcTGATATGGCCAATACCACCAATAtgagaccgatacttgaaaccatggttacCATACGCTACGCTCTTGAAAAGAATTCATTTttcatagatatatatataggtaTATACGTATATGAATGTGCTGCGCATAAATACGGAAGCACCAGAAAAAGACAATCCTTGGGAGGGAATGGGGAATTAGGGAACGGGGCCTACGTCCAGAGGGGCCACCACGTGAATGACATCATTTACAATTTCACCATTCACACACGCACACATAGAGTctgtctttctctctttctctctttctctctttctctcaagaGTCAAATCTCACACACTCAACCCCTCCAATTCATCCCTGCTGCCCTTTTTACGTCCCCATCTTCCCcactttcattcttcttcttcccactcATCCTCTTCTCTCGTTTCACTTCACTGTTCATTTCTTTCCCCCAAAACCCTCGCCATCTCACAAAACCTCCAAACCTTTCCCTCATAGGATCCTCAAAATTTGAACTGAGATCAAATCTCGCAATCTCTCCTCCTTCAATGATAGATCCCTACCTGAATTCACTACACTACCATATGCTGCAGTAGCAAATCTAGGAGAACCCAATAACCCAAAGAAAGAAGGGGACAATACCCTACAAAAACCAGAGGTGGAGGGAGAGATCGAAGGTACAGACTTGTAACCAAATAAGGtatagagagagtgagagagaggaaACCCAGTAAGTGGAAGTGGAATATCCCACAAGAAAGAAGATAGATGAGATAAAAGACCCACCaagagaaaatcaaaatcaaaagaagaaaatggattCAACAttaggtggaggtggaggtggaggtggaggcggtggtggaggtggtgcaTCAGAGCCTAGCTCAGGGGAGGGCCCATCTGTGACTGGAGGCGGAGGAGGTGAAGGATCGTCGGCAGCGCCGCCGAGTCGGTATGAGTCACAGAAGCGGAGAGACTGGAACACTTTTCTACAGTACCTGAAGAACCACAAGCCCCCTTTGTCACTTGCAAGGTGCAGCGGAGCTCACGTAATCGAGTTCCTAAAGTACCTGGATCAGTTCGGGAAAACGAAGGTGCACTTGTCTGGTTGTGCCTATTTCGGCCACCCAAACCCACCTGCTCCTTGCGCTTGTCCTCTCAAGCAGGCATGGGGCAGCCTTGATGCCCTCATCGGACGGCTTAGGGCGGCTTACGAGGAGCACGGTGGACGGCCTGAGTCAAACCCTTTTGGTGCGAGAGCCGTGAGGATATATCTAAGGGAGGTGAGGGAAGGGCAAGCCAAGGCTAGAGGGATTCCCTATGAGAAGAAGAAGCGGAAAagacccaccaccaccaccaccaccaccccggCGGCGGCATCGAATGCTTCAACAGCAGCACCGGCACAAGGAGTGGCTGGTGGTAGTAGTGGTGGCGGCTCTTCAGAAGCTGCGGCTGCCAGTACTGTTGCTCCTCCATCCACTACTTCCGTATAGTAGCTCCTACAAAATTCATTCCCATCTTTTGTATATTTCCACTGCTATTTTTGAGTTCTTATTATATGTGGCAATTTTCCCTAATGATTTGATCTTTATAGGatcacaatctctctctctctctctctctctctctctctctgatgacAACTTGAGATCACTCTTTAAGATTATGTGATATATAGCTGTTGTGCAGTTAGTCTCATAATTCATGAAGATTAGTTTTTGATCTACTACCTTTCAACTCACAAacttaactctctctctctctctctctctctctctctctctctctcttaaacttCTTATTCCAGTCCTCACTCCATTTTGAATCTTGGATGAACCCACCCATGAAACCAAAACAGAAACTATATACTTCTCTCATTCACTACTATGGGTCACTAGTACCATTCCCATGGGTGGATCATTCAGGACTCAATCTTCCACCACCATTGCTGCTTGTCTTGTTATCTTTGTAGAATCTCCTAATTTACATTCAAAGAGCCAACCCCCTTCCCCAAATgaaattttgtttaattttctccTCCAATGTATTCCTTCTGCTAATGCAGTGACTGTGAAAAAGTCAGTCTGTCTTGCTCAGGTTATTTTGTCTCTCTAGGGTTTGATCAACTCAAGCAGGACGAGGTGGGCTAAGGAAATGATGAGAAATTAGCGAAGGTACCGGGTGGATGGTAAGGCCATAACCCGTAAGAGGGCCAAAGGGAGAGCCTTCTCCCTGCATGTTGGCTCAAGAAAGGCAAACGCTACAACCAGCTAGGGACTTCTCTAGTCAATCACTCAATCTATAATACTACTACTGGTCCCGGAACAGCTGCCCTTGCCGGGAGGAAGTAgtggaaaaaaagggggggaggggaggggagggggggggttatttatatatttacatCTGTGCCTTTTATCAGGTTTGATGGCACACGTGCGCCACTGACCCATCCAATTCGCGATTTTAGTCCCCTTTCAGGTGCCTCTCTCGTCCTGATTTAGGATATCTGGGTTTTGGAGATTTTTGGTGGCCTggagattttgggttttggattttggactTTGGACTCGGAAGGGAaggagggagggaaggagggagagagaggtgcCTGGGGTGGGGGGCTGCCAGAGGGGATGGATCACTCCActctgtctctttctctttcgCTTTCTCTTTcgctttctctttctctgtctatctctctctctcatctattATATGATGAAAGCAGcagtttttcttttcctatgaAAAGTGAAAACTGTTAAaaacccacccaaaaaaatattaaatagaatacaaatttgaggatttttctttttcgtattttatatttcaataaCCAGGACCAACCACCACAATGTGTGAAAACGACCAGTAGCCGACCCTTCTACCCATAAGCTATAATATTGTATAGCTCCATTATATTAACCCTCAAACCCACCAATCGCTCCAAACTCCCAAGCAACCAGCAATCCTTACAGGGAATTTCATGTTGTGCAATTGCTACCCATGttgcctctctttctctctcacttacctattttgggattttttttttttttttgttccattttattgttttactcCCTTGATTATGGTGTCTTCAGCATTCCAAAACAAAAGTTACAAGACAAGGCTGAATGAACAGGATCCTTTTCTCTTCCTGACCCCTCCCTGTTCCTTATACCTTTCTGGCAGCTCTCCTCTCACTTCTCCTGAGCAAAGCTATTAGGTTAATCCCCTTCTTTTCATCAAATCCTTGGGGTCCTGGCAATACCTTCACGGATTCATAACCCTAAAGGCTGAAGGGTTTAAAAGTGTTGATATCTTATGATTGAGGATCTGATCAGTTCTCTTTTACCCATGGTGGTCTCTTCATTCACGGGTTTTGACGTGTggagtgaaaaaataaaatttatatatatttttatttctaacaTACTAATGATGATGATCATTGTGGGTGAAGAGAATCCTTGTGTGAAGGAAACCTTCCTCCatgtttgattttgatgtacATTTCTTGCATGTGAGCATTGAATGAATGAAAGCGTTTGGTGGTGGACTGGTGGGAGACTAGAATGCTAGAAATGTCTAAGCTAGTTGACCATCAGGACCCCGCTTCACCTCAACCAATCCATTTCATGGGATCGGCTCCAgaatcaaacagtttttttttttcctttctcgtTGAGAAACCAGAATCAATCAATTacataataaaaattcaaaaaatgaaaagctctctctctctctctctctctctctctctctctctcaaaaacacACACCCCTCCACCCTCTGCAACCTCTTGAGTCTTGCCCTCTGCGACTCTTCGATAGCCCTCCCCACAGTTCCTGCACCCTccaccttccttcttcctctctgcATTGGATCCCCAAACTCACACACAAAGTGGATTGCAGTTTGGCTTATAACTCGTTGCATTTTAATGCGTGGGAGACCCTCCCAGGGATCATGATCAAAGCCCATATAACTCTTTGTGGCGATTATGTAGAGAAAATGATCATTTTACCCTGACATGATTTTGGTATCCAAACCTTCTCAAATTGAGCTAAAACTTGAAGGATAGTCTTATTTAACCATTTTGAACTCAATTCGAATAAATTTCATCTAAATAAGACATTGTTTGATCCTTATtcaattcaaaaaatattttgtagATCCCCTGCATGTCGCATATTTTTTACTATGTTCCCAATAAAATTTAGATTTGAACACCATATGGATGGAAAGTACTCAAAAATAAGTTCGCAGTAATCTAAAAGACATCAAAATCAGCCTGGTAGATCCAAAGATAGTGCCACATGTGTGGCGCATAGTGGGCCATCCCTGCACATAGCATGGGCTGGCCATGCCAAGCACCCCCCCGTCTCTCACCTTTGAGCCTCTGCTTCTTCAACCATCTTTTAACCCCATTGTTACACTCCActattgggataaggctgagttgtgttgttaTTGTGTTACACTTTATTATATCTCAATCCAAGTAAAAAATTATCGATTCTGACCGACTCAGGCCAATTCAGATTGGAATGGGCCAGGACCGATCCAGACCCGGACTCCATGTTTTCCAATCCTACTCGACTTGGACATTTATGTGTCTATAGCCATAATCTGTGACGGggtttatataaataaatgcaacattaaaaggaaaatggTCTTATTATGAACGTACTACATAAATAATGTCAGAAGGGCCAATTGATTCTGCAACTATCAGGATTAATCCTTTGTCAATAAACAAAAGAGGCAGGTGACATGGCACACAAGCGGGAACCATCCAATGGGGGGCCCTACTGAAAGATGTCACCCACAAAAATCACATATCTCAACGGGGCAATGATAGAAGAGGCCATCATCCACTTCTCTGGTGTAATTGTTCCCACATCAATGGCATTTGAACCACAAAGATCTCCCATGAATGACTCTTTATCAAATCATGTTTTGGCCCCTCTAACCATTGGACGCCAAAAACCCTTTTTACCAACAAGGAACTGTTCCTCATGTGCATTAATCTCCCAGTGCAGAGACTTGAAAATGGGAATCAGCTGATCAATCATTTTCATTTTGTCTTGAACCAAAATCCATCCACCCGGTCTCAATATCCGGTCCATCTCTGCTACCACCACCGCAATGTCACACCTGAccaaaaaaggaagcaaaatttCAGGTACATGGTAGACTACTAGATTAAAAATAGTGGAAaccatgtcaaatttcaaactcaTTCAATTATATATCATCTCATATATTGGAATTGTCCCTTGTATTCTCAGCGATCAATTCATTTTCAATCGTTTCTCAATAGTTCCAATTTTTCCACCAGatcattaaaataatttttaccACTTGGCTAACTCCATTAATTCTAAAACTTCTGAAATGTGAACCTGAAACCTTTGAATATAGCGTACCCAGTGCTTTgcaaagaggctgtttcctgactcaaacatgtgaccacttggtcacaataAAATTTCAGCCCATCCACCTTACAACATGATAGATATCTGGACCATACAGGAAGCCCTTCCTAAATGGGCATTCAAGAAAACCTCTCCCTTTTTTAAATTCAGAACAGGAAAATacgaacaaaaagaaaaaaaaaaaggcttcatTTGTCATATGGCATGGTGCTTTTGCACTAGAGTTTAGAACACATACAGGATAGTATGAGCAACATGTGGAAACCTTCTGGACTGTAGACTAGGTTGCCGCATATTTGGTATATTCCATCATGTCTCATATTTAACGAGTACTGAATTAGATGAAATATTGGTCATACCTCTGTGTTAGATTTCCAAATAAGTAACTGGAGTGCAGGAGATCATAAGTTCGAGGATAAGTGTTAAAAGCTTCACACCAATCATGATAAATTCCGATCAACCCTCTGTCAAAAATTACAGCTAGCGTATCTGGCCCATTGATGGGTACAACATTCATCACCCAAAGTGGTTGGTCAATAAGTGCTGCAGCAAATCTGCAAGTTGCCGAAACTCATCATCAAGACCCAGAGGGgcagaaatttttttatcaaagacTTTCAATAACATACAGTTAACAAATGGATAGAATTTAGAGTTGCAAACTAATGACTGAGTATTGCATATATAAACTTTCAATCCCACAATGCAACAAATCATACATAAGATTTTGAAAGCATCTAAAAGGTCTACACGACTGATGTGCGGATCAAGAAGCATCTGTCTTGAAGTTCGAATACTGTTTTGGATGTGTGAGTTCAGCAAACTTGGGTCGACATTTTATATGTTCTGGAAGCAGGCTCATGGATAGAAGTTACTAGAAGAAAAAACTTAAGTTGTAAGAGATTATCCCTATCATATGCAGAAGtttcctattttcttatttctttgaaGATATAAATAAAGTGTAGGGGATCACACTACCCCAACAATTTGAACAATTTTTTAAGTTTATGATTGCTGATTTCCATGAGATTCAGAACTCCTTTGTTGTGACATGCAGTGAAGCCCTTGGTGAGATGCCAAAGGTAGCTTGGTGGGATGGCAAGTTGGACTGGTGAGATGCTAGTCAAGTTCTAGGTGGGAAGCCTAGTTCATATCCTTTATATTTTTCCACATTGATAGCAGTATTCTGCCACAGTTTGAATCTTGTGGCAGCACCATTATATGCTTGTTTCTAGCATTCCTTTTAGTTACTATTTTGCATAACACTTGCTATTATATTTGCACAACTTTCTAATTCCATtctctagtttctattttgaatctACTAGCTAGCCTGTGAATTATTTACTGCTATTTTCTAGTTTCTTATTCTGTTttggtagtttctattttctatattcACTTTCCATGTTGGTCCACTAGTTTCTAAATCCATTCActcactttctattttggtttctcTTGCTATTCTACCTTCTAGTTGCTGTAACACTGATGTTTCTAAATCTGATTCCAAATTTCCATCAAATTACTACTTTAGTAATCTCCTGATCTGCTCAAATCCGACCGTTGGTTCTGGTTCAGACTTGAATGGTTTATTCTCCTTCTCTGTTAGCCCACTCAACCAGAATTTGGCCACATCAGACTTGTCTTTTCTCTAGTGGGTGAGCATGTGGCGCAACGGATATgttgcactattgcaatatGTTGGTTACAGGTTCGAAACttgaaaacagcctctcctgcgaagCCGGAGGTAAGGCtccatacatttgcccctcccaaaacctgcagtagcaggagccttgtgcactgggttgctctttttttttttagacttgTCTTTTCTCTGTTAATAAAATTTGGTTGCTGGTTTTGGTTCATATACTCCCTCCTACTAGAATACCTCATTAAAAATCCATCAAATCAGAGCATTTTTTACTGATAGACTGACATGTGACAGCTTGATGCTCCAATTTTTTGGCATGGGCACATTGCATGCATTATTATACACTCATAAATCCCAACCCTAACATGTTTTATCATGTGAGCATTTCAAGCTCTGAGAAATGGTTGAGATTCAACTTCCGATAGATAATGGTGGAAAATACTAGGAGAGAAGTTAAATACATGGAATGCCAAACAGTTAAGATGACCAAGAACGTGTAGAAACATTTCACCACACATATGTGCACCAAGAATATCAGAACAGTGTGTAACCCAGGTCATACATCCAAGCTCAATATACAAACAAAAAATCTGCTACACTGAACATCAGCATGCACCCAAAATAAGGTATACATATAggacatttttttttgatagataacATGTAGTACAAATTACCCCATACTCGTGGTAAGTTTTAAGAAAAATCTAAGTACATCACATGGCAGTATAAAGATTAAATAATGGTTGAAAGCCAATATTTTATTACAAGACAAAAATAAGGCCAATTGATCAATATTACGGAGGAACTTCAGCATACAGCAGGCCATTCAACTGGGAGGGCCACCAAAATTTGAAATGTGTCTATTTCATAGAGGATGCTAACATATCCAATAATTCAATCAGTAGAGAAACCACATGATCCCTCCACATGGTTCAAAAGCAAGGGCCATTGCCAACCAAGCTTAGTAAAGTGAACCGGTAGTTATTAATTTCCCATATATgttaaaggaaaatgaaaagcaAAAAACCCATACAAAACCAGGAAATGAACAAAGAGGAACCAATTTCATTTAGCTATGCATCTTACCCCCCATAGCCGGCATTCATATCCATTACATTTCGTGTGCTTGACCAGTTGATTGCCAGACCACCCAAATAAACATCTGCTATGCGTGCAGACCAGTGTTTTGTGTCTTCAGAAAGggtttcttcaactcttggttcCATTGATAGACTTGGAGGTGTACTGCTCAGCCTTTCAGGCCAGGGTGTGGGCCAGTTACTTGAGCCCCTTTGCAGAAGAGGGGGAAGACATCTACGAAGGGGTGCATACCTGCCTCACAAACAAAGACAAGCATCACGATAAAACTGAAAGTAAAGGAAATTAGTTACACCTACAAACTGAGAAAAACAATAAACATGATAATGATGATAGTATGGAAAAAACAAAGTTTTGATGGTCTCATGACAGCCCAAATATCTGTCATGTGTATGATTCATTATCACTAAAATATTCTCGAATATCTATTATAATCAATCAATCAGGCAAGTTTCATCTGAATTCAATTCTCCAACATGAAGATAGAATGCTTTGGAAATTGGTTGAAAACTCAACTTTGGAAAATTTGGGGCACCTCCTGTTCATACAAGAGTTGAAAGTGAACAAAGTGGGTCATACAGTGGAGGTGTGACCTGATACTTCACACATGCTAATATCAATGATGATAATATTGACAATATTAGAAGAAATCAAGGTTCACTGGACAAAAGTACCATGAAGTGTTTTGAATGTCCCTCTGATCACACAATGGGGGATCACTTTCTTTGCGTTCCTCATAACAAGTATTCGAGGTAGGCTTCTGATATAGTACAAGCCCAATTCCATCTGAGTCTACCGTCTTAGCTACCATTTTCCAGCAGATGGACTCTGTCAAAGCAACCATAGCTGCAGGAAGCCATCAAATTTAAACCCTAATTATTATCGTGCTAAAAAAACCCTACAAATTCATAGCTATTTCTACTAGACGTTCCATTTTTCAAGGACCAAACAGCTCAACTTTCATAAGCATCCAACAAAATTTACACTTATCCAAGTCTGGGAGGAGTTAAGTGAACATGAAAATCAGTACTATTTTATAGAGAGGAAAAATATAAGATCTTACAATTCCAGACACCCAGGTCTCTTGAATCATCACGATAAACTGGTGTTGCTGACCATATAAAAAATCCTCCAGGCCTAAGGATTCTGTTGAGCTCCATTAGTGGCTTTCCACCTATAATTTTTCAACCCAAAATTCCTAAAGACTTATACATAATTAACTAAAGGAACAGAAGCAAAGTGACATCAAATACAACTCCATATAGATACCAAGGTTAGCCAAGTAAAAAATGTGGAAGTATAACCTACCATCTCCATCCCAGTGGACCCTGCATCGTGCGCAGTGAATCAAATCATAGACATTATCAGGAAAAGTCAACCTATGCGTCGCAATGACAGAAAGAATGGCAGGAATACCCCGCTCTAAAGCAAACTGTATCTGAGCTTCATGCTCATCCTTTGGGGCAAATGACATGGTAAGAACATCTTTCTCCAACAAGTAGCCACCAAAGCTTGCAACACCACAACCAACGTCCAGAATAATCCTTGTTTGTTTTCCCCATCCAATATTTGGCAGAGTCTAGCGAAATCAAAAGGCCagttcaaaatcaaataaattttgACCACCAAATATTAAAGGAACTAAAAGCTAAATTCCATCCAAGTAAATCAATAAGCACAGAAAAATTTCTCACAAATAAGAACTACAAAAAGGATTGCATTCTGATCAATTGAGTGTGACCTGTGCTGCCATTGTCGTACAATTTCTGTGCCTTCttaatttctctttatttaataaaattcttttataataaaaaaattacaaaaagatgTATCAAAAGATCTTTTAAAGCATGCgaaaaaatattatttggaAGTATATTAGTTACAAGTATAAAGTCTCAAACACTAATAGAAACACTAGCTCTACCAAGGTTAGGATCACACAAAAGTTGTTCCTCAGTCTTTTACATGATATAAGATGTCATTCAACTagattccttcttttttccctctcatGCATTAGCACCGAAATGATAAAATCACAAGAAGCAGATCAGTCCAATTAAAACAAGAAATTATAGGGGAAAAACCAACACCAGTGGCTACACCAGTAATGAACTACTCTAGATGAAAAATCATCATTCACCCACTGTCAcaaagaaacctgcaacttaTCATTCCATCTTGACATTGgatgaaatatatatatctttcaGGAACCATTCCAAGTGTTGAGAATCAACATAGAATTTGCAATTTACCTTCTCTATAAACTCAACATAGTTCTGCACACCTCCTTTAAATTGAGTACCACCTCCAGGGAAAACAAGGTAATCACCAGACTTCCGGACCCAGTTCTGGTCCTTCTTGAATTCAACAAGTTTAGGGTGAGGGACGTTGTcaaaccaaatctggaataaaGTAAAAAAGCAATCAATCAACCATATCTACTAGGGAAGTGaacaaagaagagaaagtaAGTTCAACAGTCATAAGTTTAAGCCTCCAGACATGCGACGGGCCACTACAAAGCTTTCGTCTGAAGCAAATGATTTTCAGATCGTCTCCTACTTACCTATCTTGGAAGCACTACACAAGCTTGGAAATGACTTTTTTGAACACAAATAACATTTTgtttaggagaagaaaaaaaactagaTTCGCCAGTATATGATAGAAGATACATCTTACAGTACTCTCATTGAATCAGAAATCAAGAGCACATGTAAtgagataaaaaagaaacagtGCCAAGGAAAAAGAATCATAAGTAATCACAgtatggaagtgggataggctATGTTttgtttcattaaataaaaaaccacGTCAGCTATTCATAAATCTAAACAACACAAAAACATGTAGCTAAAAGTCAAAGTATCATCATGTCCGTGGAAATAGGCAAATAGAATCATATTAATAGAAAAACACAAATAAGGTAAGGGAAGTGGAGCAATAATCTGAAACATACAAAGCAATGACAAACCAAGTTGATATAGACCAACTAATGTCAGATCTACTATCAAATTACGAAATTAATGTTTACTTTAATGGAATTAAGTATTTGAAAATATGTGAATCAAATTCAAACATGAAAGGATATGCAAAGATAGGGAAAAAAGGGGCTAAGGTCAATGGATGGTATTTGGGTTTTAGGCTGGATTAGGATAAAGGGATTAAAATAGTTGTAAAATAGGGCAAAATGGAATGACTGGAATCTTAAGAATGTTGTGATGATCAAGAACAAAATCTACTGGGTGTGCAATATGGAAAACCGGAAAATGGATGGCCAATGGATTAGTTCTCTATACTGTTCAATGACAATCGTTTCTAGAGTTAAGTTATGGAATTGAGATTTCAATACCAGTAGAATTTTTTTACCTGAAACTCAATTGAACAGCAAGGGGAAAAATACATGGTTCCATATcagagtaaaagaaaagaaggagggggggggtgaagaagaagaagaatagaagatagCTTAAGCACTTCAATTTCTAGGGAATCGCACCTACTCTGGAATCATCATGCCATGGTTAATTTCCATGCCAATCACCAAAGAATTTCACAACAATCCAACTAATATTGTCATTCCGAACAATGATTGTTCATAATTCAACTTTAGATTAATAAATTGAGACTAGATCATCTGCACATACATGTAGAAAAG
It encodes the following:
- the LOC122086144 gene encoding protein LIGHT-DEPENDENT SHORT HYPOCOTYLS 5-like, whose protein sequence is MDSTLGGGGGGGGGGGGGGASEPSSGEGPSVTGGGGGEGSSAAPPSRYESQKRRDWNTFLQYLKNHKPPLSLARCSGAHVIEFLKYLDQFGKTKVHLSGCAYFGHPNPPAPCACPLKQAWGSLDALIGRLRAAYEEHGGRPESNPFGARAVRIYLREVREGQAKARGIPYEKKKRKRPTTTTTTTPAAASNASTAAPAQGVAGGSSGGGSSEAAAASTVAPPSTTSV
- the LOC122087658 gene encoding probable methyltransferase PMT23, which encodes MMEPSVRSLIKERKYPFLFACFVLFLCFSLLVSTNNRYSYLSVTDLQKSRLISSSPDNPLNAPPPPRLLRSPSPLPRNSSSDRKEKEQDGPTVPSPPDRTSDGDRGLSLMTWELCKIKGSIAVDYIPCLDNMKAIKALKSRRHMEHRERHCPDPSPRCLLPLPQGYKIPVPWPRSRDMIWFDNVPHPKLVEFKKDQNWVRKSGDYLVFPGGGTQFKGGVQNYVEFIEKTLPNIGWGKQTRIILDVGCGVASFGGYLLEKDVLTMSFAPKDEHEAQIQFALERGIPAILSVIATHRLTFPDNVYDLIHCARCRVHWDGDGGKPLMELNRILRPGGFFIWSATPVYRDDSRDLGVWNSMVALTESICWKMVAKTVDSDGIGLVLYQKPTSNTCYEERKESDPPLCDQRDIQNTSWYAPLRRCLPPLLQRGSSNWPTPWPERLSSTPPSLSMEPRVEETLSEDTKHWSARIADVYLGGLAINWSSTRNVMDMNAGYGGFAAALIDQPLWVMNVVPINGPDTLAVIFDRGLIGIYHDWCEAFNTYPRTYDLLHSSYLFGNLTQRCDIAVVVAEMDRILRPGGWILVQDKMKMIDQLIPIFKSLHWEINAHEEQFLVGKKGFWRPMVRGAKT